CTCAAACAAATCGACGGAGCAGATGTTTAACCAGATATGAAGAACAGGAGATCGTTAGTAAAGTTTATACCCCTTTTGTTTATCGTTTTACTGGTGGCGTATATGACTGGTGAGACTATTGCCAATAATAAGAACGCCGAAGCGGTCAAACGAATGGAGGGTAGTTCTGCTGATGAAGCAACTGTAGCAGGTGCCAGCAGACCTTACGAGAGAGATAGCTTTGATGGGAGCATTCTATATGGTGACAACAGATATGAAGCTAATTCTCATATAGATACAGTTTTATTCCTCGGGATTGACAGTAGCAGTCAGGAGAGAGAAGGCGTTGGAATTACAGAGGGCGGTAGAAGTGATACCATCATACTCTTTGTAATAGACAATGACAAACAGCTTATCACACCACTTGAGATCAATAGAGATACCATGGTGGATGTTGATATATATGACAATGATGGAAATTATCTTGCCCAGGGTGTTGAACAGCTGACAATGCAGTATGCATACGGCAATACACCGCAGAAAGCCAGCAACCTCACAAGAGATAAGGTATCTGACCTCCTCGGCAGAAAGAGGATAGGCAGTGTGATCTCACTTACTATGGATGGCATTGAACCAATAGTTGACTCCATAGGCGGTGTGGAACTGACATTACAGTCTGATGAAACAGATATTGATCCATCATATAAGGCAGGCAAGACCATCCACTTGGATGGAGCGACTGCTAAGGCCTTTGTCCACAACAGAGATGTGGAAGTAAGAGGCAGTAATATTTCCAGAATGTCCAGACAGACCCAGTTCATGCTGGCTATGTTCCAGACGATCAAGAGTCAGGGCAGTTCCATTGTAGAGACAATGGAGGAGGCTGCAGGAGATTATCTCTATGAGGATATCGATGCAGACAGCGTCGATCACATGACTCATTATGACTATTCCGGAGAAGTCTTAAACCTTCCGGGAGAGAATGTGGAGAGCGGAATCCACGACGAATTTTATGTAGATGATGACAAGTTAACAGAGCTTATATTGGACCTGTTTTATATCAGGTCTTAAGCCTATGTTTTAACTTTGTATCAAATAGTAAGGACAACAAGATTTTAACTTACAGGGAGAGGAAAAGTATGAGGAAAAATGTTTTAGTAAGTGCTGCAATAGCAGTAGTACTGATGGCTAATGTGATCTTCTCAGTAGATGCACAGGCAGTCAGCAGAACAACAACAACAGAGCTTGGAGGAACAGGACGTAGCGTGGAAGAGGCAATCAACCTTGATCCTCAGGTCCTCGGTGCAAGAAGGTCAGCAACTACAAATACACAGGGTGTTACATTAGGAGAGATCACAGATCCTAACGCTCTGGCTGCACTTTCTAACCTTGAGATTTTTGCCAAGCTTATAAGTGATTATACACACACACAGGTTAAAGCAAGCGAGCTTGCTATTCTTGATTCTATGGAGGTTACTCCACAGGCAGGAGTTACAATTTCTGCTCAGAGTCCTCTTTATGTCTCATTTAGTTTCCCGGCTATTACAGCTAAGTCTGAAGTTTATGTACTTCACTATGGCAAGAACGGATGGGAGATTGTTCCTGGAACAGTAGTTGAAGGAAAGATTGTTGGTGCGTTTTCATCACTTTCTCCTGTAGCTATTGTAGCTAAGAAGAATACTCTTAATGGTTCAGTTCTCGGTGCAAACAGAAAGACATCTCCAAGAACAGGAGATAATTTCTGGCTCATTATTATCGCTGGAGCCGGAGTCGTTGCAATGTCTGCAATTGGACTTCAGAAGAAATATTTACATGATTGATTTTCATAAGCCCGTCGTCGGACTTGCAGATCTTCACAGCCACATTGTTCCATTCGTGGACGATGGGGCTGAAGATTATGAGGAAGCTCAGGAACTTATCAGGGAGGAGTACTCTCAGGGAGTTCGCTTTCTGGTCATGACAGTTCACCTTAGAAATGGAATGTTTGAATCACCAATCAGTAAGGCATCGAGACATTTCGAGGAATTAAAGAGCTGGCTTAAGACAACAGATATGAGTGATATGGAACTCATCCTCAGCCGTGAGTATTACTGCGATAATAGATTTATGGCATTACTGGGCGGATATGTAAGAGGCGATGAAGAGATTACATTCGATGGCAAGAAATATGTTCCAAGGGATGAAATAAGACCTTTTGGCAGACATAAATGCATTCTATTAGAGTTTTCTTCTAACAGGATGCAAGATAGTGAATTTGAAATATTTATCCAGAAAGCTTCGCAGGCAGGACTTACGCCTATAATAGCTCATGCTGAGCGTTGTCCTGCTGTGCAGGATAGACCTACGATTGTTTACAGGATGAAAGAGCAGCGAGCTTTTGTTCAGGTAAATTGCGAGTCACTTTTATCAGGAACGAGGACCAAAGAGGCAATTGTTGCCCAGGGACTTGTCAAACATAATATGGCAGATTTGGTTTCATCAGATTGTCATAATCTGAAAGATCGCCTGCCTGAAATAAAAAAATGTTATGCATTTATTAAAAAGAAATATGGCATAAAAGCTGCAGATGAGCTGATGCGAGAAAAGGCACTTTCGCTTATCTATGGTGATGAAGTAGGCAATTGTAAGGAGTTATTTGTAAATGTTAGAAATTAAGCTTGAGAAAAAAGAACTTCCTTTTGCTATGGCAGAGGAAATCAAGAATCTGAGAACAGGTATCAGCTTTAGCGGAGAGAATCTAAAAACAATTCTGTTTACAAGCTGTACCCCCAATGAAGGAAAGAGCACAATTGCTCTTGAGACTGTAAGGTCCTTTGCTGAACTTGGTAAGAAAGCTCTTTATATTGACTGTGACCTTAGAAAATCAATCTTCAACAGCAGAGTTGTAGAAGGTAAGCCTAAATATGGACTTACACATTTCCTCACAGGTCAGTGCAAACTTGAGAATATCATTTACAGAAACGTCGATAAAGAAGATGATATACACTTTGATTTGATTCCTGCAGGCCCTGTAAGCAACAGCCCTACAGAGCTTGTGGCATCAGACAAATTTAAAGATACACTAAAAAAACTCCGTGATGAGTATGACATCATAATAATCGATACACCTCCTCTTGCATCAGTCGGTGATGCAGCAATCATTGGAGCTATGGTTGATGGATCAATCCTTGTAGTGGAAGCAGGCAATGCCGACTACAGGCTTGTTCAGAAAGTTAGAGATAAGCTTGCTACATCAGGATCCAGAATACTAGGCGTTGTTCTTAATAAAGTTGATAAGTCTAACAAAAGCTATGGATACTATAAGCGTGGCTATGGTTATGGATATGGTTATGGCTACGGATACGGGTATGGACATAGCGAACAGTAAATTGGTGATTATTCTATAGAATTTATCCAAATAAAGTTAAATGAATAAACTTACTTTATAACGTACATTTTATGTATGTTGAGTTTTGTGTGCTCAAAAATCGATATTGATAAGAACTATTGGTGTAAAAGATAAACGGAAAAACATAGATATATCCAGGGAGGAGAAAAGTCGTGGGGAGACCGGAAAAACAGAAATTATTAATATATGCACATTACTATGCACCGGATGTTGCTTCTACGGGGCAGCTATTACAGGACATGGCTGAGGGAATGCTTGATGTGTTTGATGTCACAGTTATTTGTACTGTTCCTTCATATGGTGGTAAGGTAAGTCCTGAGTATAAAGATAAAAAGTTCTATGAGGAGAATATTAATGGTGTTAAGGTAATCAGAATTTCTGTTCCTGAATTTACCAAGAGCAATAAAATATCTCGCATTAGGAATTTATTTGCTTATTATTTTGGTGCCAAGAAAGCTACCAAAATGGTAGGGCATCAGGATTTTATCTTCACAATTTCGCAGCCTCCAATCCTTGGTGGAATGTTAGGAGTTTTTGGAAAGAAAGTTTTGAAAAACTCAGAAGGCGGCTCTCCTCTATTTGTATATTGTATTCAGGATTTTAATCCTGAACAGGTAATAGCTACTGGATATGTTAAGTTCAAATCAATCATAAAGATAGCTAAATGGATGGATAACAGAAGTTGTGTCAAATCTGACCTTGTTGTAACAGTAGGAAGAGATCTTGAACAGACTCTTGTTCATAGATTTGGAAACAAAAAGGTTCCCAATCATACAATTATCAACAACTGGGTTGATGAAAAAGAGATACACCCTCTTTCTGCTGATAGCGAAGGCGTTGAAGAGTTTAATAAGACCTATGGTCTTGAGAACAAATTCGTCATCATGTATTCCGGAAATATAGGATTATATTATGATCTTGATGGCCTTATTGAAGTTATGGCTAAGTTTAACGGAGCTAAAACTCCTGACGGAAGGGAAGTTTGCTTTGCCTTTGTTGGAGCAGGCGCAATGCTCAAGAAGTTAGAAGAGTATAAGGAAGAGCATTCTCTTAATAATATTGTATTTATTCCATATCAGGACAAGGATAAGTTAATTTATTCCTTAAATGCTGCGGATGTTCATTGGTGCGTAAGTGCTAAAGGAATTAAGGGAGTTTCTTGCCCTTCTAAATTCTATGGAATAGCAGGTGTTGGCAAGCCAGTAATCGGTGTTCTTGAGAAAGGCGCTGAGATTGAAATGCTCATAGATGAAATTGGCTGTGGCAAACTTGCAGAACCGGGAGATTATGATACCATAGAGGAGATTGTCAACTGGTTCATATCTAATGCAGATAGCTCTGAATTGGCTGAAATGGGAAGAAAAGCTCATGATTACCTCATGGGACATCTTACCAAGAACCTGTCAATCAATAAGTACAAGAAAGCGATGTTGACTTATGAACAGCAATTACTTCAAACTTCTGTTGAAACTACAGAAGGTGAAATACGGAAAGAAATTACTGCTTAAGGGTATTCCAGTAATATTCAATAAAAAGGGCGCAGAGATCAGTATAGGAGATGGATGCACAATTAAATCATCTTTTCTCTCTAACCTGGTAGGCTTATATAGTCGCACTATTGTTGTCACTCGCAGGCCTGGAGCTTATATCAGAATAGGTAATAATGTGGGAATATCCGGAGCTACAATTTATGCACGAAAGGGTATTACCATCGGCGATAATACAGCCATTGGTGGAAATGTTAAGATTCTTGATAATGATTTCCATCCA
The sequence above is a segment of the Butyrivibrio proteoclasticus B316 genome. Coding sequences within it:
- a CDS encoding LCP family protein — translated: MTGETIANNKNAEAVKRMEGSSADEATVAGASRPYERDSFDGSILYGDNRYEANSHIDTVLFLGIDSSSQEREGVGITEGGRSDTIILFVIDNDKQLITPLEINRDTMVDVDIYDNDGNYLAQGVEQLTMQYAYGNTPQKASNLTRDKVSDLLGRKRIGSVISLTMDGIEPIVDSIGGVELTLQSDETDIDPSYKAGKTIHLDGATAKAFVHNRDVEVRGSNISRMSRQTQFMLAMFQTIKSQGSSIVETMEEAAGDYLYEDIDADSVDHMTHYDYSGEVLNLPGENVESGIHDEFYVDDDKLTELILDLFYIRS
- a CDS encoding tyrosine-protein phosphatase, which encodes MIDFHKPVVGLADLHSHIVPFVDDGAEDYEEAQELIREEYSQGVRFLVMTVHLRNGMFESPISKASRHFEELKSWLKTTDMSDMELILSREYYCDNRFMALLGGYVRGDEEITFDGKKYVPRDEIRPFGRHKCILLEFSSNRMQDSEFEIFIQKASQAGLTPIIAHAERCPAVQDRPTIVYRMKEQRAFVQVNCESLLSGTRTKEAIVAQGLVKHNMADLVSSDCHNLKDRLPEIKKCYAFIKKKYGIKAADELMREKALSLIYGDEVGNCKELFVNVRN
- a CDS encoding CpsD/CapB family tyrosine-protein kinase; the protein is MLEIKLEKKELPFAMAEEIKNLRTGISFSGENLKTILFTSCTPNEGKSTIALETVRSFAELGKKALYIDCDLRKSIFNSRVVEGKPKYGLTHFLTGQCKLENIIYRNVDKEDDIHFDLIPAGPVSNSPTELVASDKFKDTLKKLRDEYDIIIIDTPPLASVGDAAIIGAMVDGSILVVEAGNADYRLVQKVRDKLATSGSRILGVVLNKVDKSNKSYGYYKRGYGYGYGYGYGYGYGHSEQ
- a CDS encoding glycosyltransferase family 4 protein, whose protein sequence is MGRPEKQKLLIYAHYYAPDVASTGQLLQDMAEGMLDVFDVTVICTVPSYGGKVSPEYKDKKFYEENINGVKVIRISVPEFTKSNKISRIRNLFAYYFGAKKATKMVGHQDFIFTISQPPILGGMLGVFGKKVLKNSEGGSPLFVYCIQDFNPEQVIATGYVKFKSIIKIAKWMDNRSCVKSDLVVTVGRDLEQTLVHRFGNKKVPNHTIINNWVDEKEIHPLSADSEGVEEFNKTYGLENKFVIMYSGNIGLYYDLDGLIEVMAKFNGAKTPDGREVCFAFVGAGAMLKKLEEYKEEHSLNNIVFIPYQDKDKLIYSLNAADVHWCVSAKGIKGVSCPSKFYGIAGVGKPVIGVLEKGAEIEMLIDEIGCGKLAEPGDYDTIEEIVNWFISNADSSELAEMGRKAHDYLMGHLTKNLSINKYKKAMLTYEQQLLQTSVETTEGEIRKEITA
- a CDS encoding acyltransferase — encoded protein: MKYGKKLLLKGIPVIFNKKGAEISIGDGCTIKSSFLSNLVGLYSRTIVVTRRPGAYIRIGNNVGISGATIYARKGITIGDNTAIGGNVKILDNDFHPIEFEERNKLLNDENGGNSDLVPAKEVSIGRNCFIGCNSIILKGTVLGDGCVVGAGAVVAGQFEPNSVIVGNPGRVIRTLDVK